The DNA segment CGTTGTATGCCTTGGTTCCGGCTTCGATGCCCGGGCATGCGTTTGCGGCTAATGCTGATTGGGCAAAAAGCAAGGTGGCAGAAACGGCGAAGGCTTTAATCAAATTCTTCATAAATTTATCCCTACTTCAAATCGTCAAGATTTTCGCAGAGGGTTTCCACATCCTTGAGCATCTGCTTTTGCTCTTCGGCGGACGGATTTACCGGAGCGAATCTGGCGAAGGCGCACTTTTCCAACCAGCTGTCGATGGCGGCTACGGTTTCTGCCTTGACGTTACGAGATTCCAGTTCCTGCTTCATTTGCGGGCGGGTCATGCCCTTGAATTCCACGTTGGTGAGGTCGCTGAGGTAATCTACCAAGCCGTTTTCCAGCGCTGCATAGAGTGCCTTGGCATCGCCCTTGGCGAGGGCTGCGTTTGCGTTTGCAAAGCGTGCCTTCAATTGCTTGTTGGCTTTGCCCTTGCGAACCAAAGCGACGTTGTTGCTGTTCTTGCGCTTACGTGCTACAGCGAAGGTAACGATGAAATAGAACGGGATGGCGGCAAGGAACAGTACCCAGTACCAAATGCTCTTGTAAGGGGCTGGGGATTCGATGGATCCCTTCATGTTGTGGATGAAGCGGATGTCATTGCCCAGGGATTCAATTTCCTGCTTTTGTACTGCAGCGGGGCTTGCGTTAGCGGCGACAGGTGATTGGAACATGGCTTCAGGTGCATTTTCGCCTTTTTCCACGGTGATGTTCCACGGGCCTGCAACAGCGGTTTCGTATTTCTTCTTTGCCGGATTGAACCAGGAATACTTGATTTCGGGAATGGTGAATTCGCCCTTCTTTTTGGGATAGAGGAACACCTTGGTGTTCTTGGTGGTAACGACCTTGTTTCCGACAATCTTCTTTGTAATGTTGTTTTCCGGAGGAACGGATCTGAAGTCGCTGAAGTCCGGAAGCTTGGGCTCCGCAATGGAGCCGGGAAGACCATCGCCCTTGACGCTAATGGAAAGGGTCATGGCTTCGCCGACCTTGAGCTCTGTGCGGTCGAATTCTGCCTTGAAACTATAGTTGCCCACCATGCCGGAAAATTCTGCTGGCTTGCCTTCGGTAGGCAACGGCTTTACGGTAATGTTCAGCGGCTGGGTGGAAGTTTCTGCGTCGATGGATTCTTGCTTGACGGTGCGGCTGGAGAAAGACATTCCGCCCATCTGCTTCTTTTCTTCAACGACCTTGGGCTCACCGCGTTTGGTGTACTTGAACTTGAATGGCGGAATTTGGAGGGTGCCGCTCTTTGTGGGGCTGAGCCAAGCAAATTTTGCGCTGGCCTGAAGTTCTCGGCGTGCGTTTTCCACAGGTTCGAACTTCATGTTGGCGAGATCGCTGCGGTGAACGATGAAATCGTCACCGGTGTTCATGTCGGTTGCCTGCAGGTTGCCTTCGAAATGTTCGTAGGTATGGAAACCGAGCGTCACGGAAATCTGTTCGCCTTCGTAGATGGTGGTCTTGGAGGGCTTCAATGTAACAGTAAGGGCGTCGTCGTTAAAAGAACGTTGTACGTCAACGGGAATGTCTCCGCTGATAGCGCGCTTTTGACCGTCAATGGTCAGGAAAATCTGGCCGGCGTTAATACGACCTGTCTTCTTAGGAGCCTTTATATTAAATGTATAGATACGGGCCTTGTAGGCGCCGCGGCTGCCACCGCCAAAGAAGGATTCGAACATGTCATCGAAACCGGGGCGTATGACCTGATCGGTACTATCGATCTTGGTAAGGGTAAATCCGTTTTGGGCGGTAAACTGGAGGTCGCTTCTGTTTTCGGGCAGTTCCTGCAAGGGGAACACCATTTGCAAACCAAAATTCTTTCCGGCTTCAACCCTTTCCGTATTCAATTGAAGAGACGGACGGGCGTTAGCCAAAATTGCCATGCCGAGACAAAGGAACAAGATTCGTTTCATACTGCCAAAATTACCAAATTTCACGGCGCTAGATGGGTGAAATGACTGGGTTTTATGCTTGTAAGGTAAAAACGCAAAAAAGTGTAAAAATGATAAACAAAAATTTTCGTTTCTATAACATTTTTTCCCTTGGAACGTTAGTAAAATTTTATTAATATTGGCGCCGTTGTAATCGAAGTCACAAAGAAGGAGTGATTATGTACTGTCTGCTTGCTTATCTTATCGTAAAACAGCTCAAGTCCGGCAAGGCTCTGATCTAAGAAATAACGATTCGACAAAGGCTAAAGTTGAAGGCGACCTGATGAAGGCCGCCTTAATTTTTTTGTCTAAAATGCTGAACTTTGGTTGACGATTGGCTAATCGAAGTTCAAGTTACGTCGATAAGGGGTGAAACCTGCGTTTTTGATAAAGGTTTCGGCTTCCTCGATAGTGGAAAGTCCGTGGTTTTGCAGAACATTTTCCTCGATGACGATGCTGTTGATGTCGTCGGCGCCGGCATGAAGGCCTAATTCGCCTAAAGAAAGACCCATTCCCAGCAAAGAAACCTCGATGTGAGGGACATTATCCAAGTAAAGACGGCTGAGAGCCAGTAATTTAAGGTATTCATCGCCGCGAACATGGCGGATAGGGAAGTTGTCGGTCTGGGGCTGGAAGGTCCAAACTACGAAACTTTTGAATCCTTGGGCGATATCCTGGGTCTTACGGACGTATTCCAGGTGTTCGATGATTTCTTCGTCGGTTTCGTCACTGCCGAACACAATGTTTGCGCTTCCCGGTAGGCCCTTTTTATGGCAGGCGGCCAGTGCGTCGCACCACTGCTGTGCAGGAAGCTTTCGCGGGCTCAGTTTCTGACGCATGCGGTCGCTGAGGATCTCTGCGCCGGCGCCGGGTACGGAGCTGAGACCCGCGTCCTTGAATATGTCAAGAAGTTCGTCCAGGCTCAAATTGTTGTATTCCGCGATGCGGACCAGTTCTACGGGGGAGAAGCCTCGTACGGTAACGCCCATTTCCTGTGTAAGCATTTTCAAGACGTCCACGTAGTAGGAAAGAGGGATTTCCTTGTTGACGCCGCCCTGCAGGAAAATTTGATTGGCGCCTTTGGCCTTGGCTTCGATGGTCTTTTGACGGATTTCGTCCAGGGAGAGCACGTAGGCTTCGGGGCTACGGGCGGGCCTGCAGAAGCTGCAGAAACTGCAGGTGACTTCGCAAATGTTGGTGTAGTTGATGATTCTGAAGGCTGTATAGCCTACTTTGTTGCCGGGAAGGCGAGCTTGACGCACTTGATCGGCTGCTTCAACCACTTCGGTCCAAGGAACGTTTCTTAAGATTTCAAGACCCTCTGTAGGGGTTAAACGTGTAGAATAAAAATCTCCATTTTTTACACTTGAAATAACTTTTTGTAGAATTTCGTTCATATTAGCCGATTTATTAAAGTTTAGATACCTAAAGTGTGTAAAAGTTTTTGGACATATTGTCCACAACATTTGCTTTGCTATATGATAAAAAATTTTCGGGAGGATATAGTTTAAAGTTCGGGCCTGGTGAGCCCATAAAAAGGAGTTTGATATGAAGCGTATGGGTTTTGCTTCTGTTGGTTTGGCACTTGCTTTCGCGGCATCTGCGGCAAATGCTTTTATCTTGACCGGTAAGGTTACTAATGAAAAGGGGAATGCCATTGAAGGCGCCTCTGTTAGTCTTCCCGGTTTGAATCTTTCTACTTCCAGCGATGGAGTGGGTAAGTTTACCCTTCGCGATACTCCTATGCCTCAGGGGCTTGCCCCGGTGTCGGTCAATCCAGGTTTTGTTCATGTGTCCGATGGAATTCTTTCGTTCTCTCAGTCCAATTCCGGTCCTGTTCAGGTGCAGATTTTTGATGCCGTGGGAGTTCGTGTCTTGAACAAAACTTTCCAGGGATCAGGCTCTGTGGATCTTCGTGGTTTTGTGAAAGCTGAAGGAACTTATTTTGCTCGTGTGAAGATGGGAAATGCCATTCAGAATTTGAAATTTTCTGCCCGTGGTTCCTATGGTGCAAACTTCGGCAAGGCTGAAGTGAAGGCTCTGAAGAAGGATGCCGCAGGCGAAAATCTTCAGGTGGTCATGGACGGCTATGATACTTTGAATGTTGTGCTGAACAACTTGGATACAAACGTCGTATTGACCTTGCAGAGGGCTGTCGGCGCTGAAGAACAGTTTGACTTTGGTTGGGCAAAGGGCAACGCTCCTGTTCCTACCCGTGGTTGCGGCAAGACCTGGAACCGCGTAAAGTCTGGTAGTTATGACTTCCAGTGGAGTAAGGGTAAGCGAACCATCCGTATTGATATTCCGGATAACTATGACAATCAGAAACCTTACCGTCTTGTGTTCGGTATGCACTGCATGGGCGGCTGGGCTGGTGGTGTTCAGCAGGAAGGTTACTACGGCATGAAGCCGCTGGATACTGAGAAGACCACCATCTTCGTTGCTCCCGAAGGTAATGGTAATCAGGC comes from the Fibrobacter sp. genome and includes:
- a CDS encoding CofH family radical SAM protein, yielding MNEILQKVISSVKNGDFYSTRLTPTEGLEILRNVPWTEVVEAADQVRQARLPGNKVGYTAFRIINYTNICEVTCSFCSFCRPARSPEAYVLSLDEIRQKTIEAKAKGANQIFLQGGVNKEIPLSYYVDVLKMLTQEMGVTVRGFSPVELVRIAEYNNLSLDELLDIFKDAGLSSVPGAGAEILSDRMRQKLSPRKLPAQQWCDALAACHKKGLPGSANIVFGSDETDEEIIEHLEYVRKTQDIAQGFKSFVVWTFQPQTDNFPIRHVRGDEYLKLLALSRLYLDNVPHIEVSLLGMGLSLGELGLHAGADDINSIVIEENVLQNHGLSTIEEAETFIKNAGFTPYRRNLNFD
- a CDS encoding T9SS type A sorting domain-containing protein produces the protein MKRMGFASVGLALAFAASAANAFILTGKVTNEKGNAIEGASVSLPGLNLSTSSDGVGKFTLRDTPMPQGLAPVSVNPGFVHVSDGILSFSQSNSGPVQVQIFDAVGVRVLNKTFQGSGSVDLRGFVKAEGTYFARVKMGNAIQNLKFSARGSYGANFGKAEVKALKKDAAGENLQVVMDGYDTLNVVLNNLDTNVVLTLQRAVGAEEQFDFGWAKGNAPVPTRGCGKTWNRVKSGSYDFQWSKGKRTIRIDIPDNYDNQKPYRLVFGMHCMGGWAGGVQQEGYYGMKPLDTEKTTIFVAPEGNGNQAPWAQDDYTLFDELLADLQGNLCIDSSRVFSAGFSYGSMFTNGLSRDHQHVLRGVAVYETAEINIWVPQHSGKSIAWMGVLGLQDDLCRPDLGRAARNTALKHNGPNFSDASGEQAEEYKGSGPHLCYDYKTVDERFPVKWCTQNGGHIWDHKDPGQTKSWVPQTTWEFFTQF
- a CDS encoding BatD family protein, with the protein product MKRILFLCLGMAILANARPSLQLNTERVEAGKNFGLQMVFPLQELPENRSDLQFTAQNGFTLTKIDSTDQVIRPGFDDMFESFFGGGSRGAYKARIYTFNIKAPKKTGRINAGQIFLTIDGQKRAISGDIPVDVQRSFNDDALTVTLKPSKTTIYEGEQISVTLGFHTYEHFEGNLQATDMNTGDDFIVHRSDLANMKFEPVENARRELQASAKFAWLSPTKSGTLQIPPFKFKYTKRGEPKVVEEKKQMGGMSFSSRTVKQESIDAETSTQPLNITVKPLPTEGKPAEFSGMVGNYSFKAEFDRTELKVGEAMTLSISVKGDGLPGSIAEPKLPDFSDFRSVPPENNITKKIVGNKVVTTKNTKVFLYPKKKGEFTIPEIKYSWFNPAKKKYETAVAGPWNITVEKGENAPEAMFQSPVAANASPAAVQKQEIESLGNDIRFIHNMKGSIESPAPYKSIWYWVLFLAAIPFYFIVTFAVARKRKNSNNVALVRKGKANKQLKARFANANAALAKGDAKALYAALENGLVDYLSDLTNVEFKGMTRPQMKQELESRNVKAETVAAIDSWLEKCAFARFAPVNPSAEEQKQMLKDVETLCENLDDLK